From a single Solanum dulcamara chromosome 4, daSolDulc1.2, whole genome shotgun sequence genomic region:
- the LOC129886105 gene encoding uncharacterized protein LOC129886105 isoform X2: MSANLPIPPNTTSIPARDATCENLFAAVDIGTNSFKLLIVRADPSTGRFLTVDRFKERVLLGLDTTTTTTSATISSASLLRATTSLRKFQKLLQSHRVPSSHSRLVATSAVREASNQSQFLQTIDETLGLKVDVLSGLEEARLIYQEFVIGKEGQILFSISLALGHVTLTQKFPEVTEMREHIKVIIHASGLNEKVKHYAIEKVIGSSGTIRNIEKAIFRGYASNMEGNVGISEESRRDWSFTTEELKCLVERLSEEERRVEGKVRTQGFFKKRSEFIVAGAVLLEEIFEELKIEEMEVSRYALGEGVIAEKLGEIFDNYDLRANARWRSVARLATRFNNKQRMKSAALCFSAAKEMFDGLRKRYESGNCSDGFFVSLEDKDLEYLEAACLLQKIGLYVGKKGYHKQSYHIIMNGGHLHGYNDEEVKLIALLVRYHRKKLPECDHVVPEELTEEMRGKFGILCAILRISAALEKLQLVNIDNVGFSHTYDGYKLVLEAGNLPSPGNLLPSVEDFEEELGKELEHFRMVFQERLSIAVTSSTSS, from the exons ATGTCGGCCAATCTCCCAATTCCTCCCAACACAACCTCAATTCCCGCCAGGGATGCCACCTGTGAGAACCTCTTCGCCGCCGTAGACATCGGCACTAACTCCTTCAAGCTCCTCATAGTTCGCGCCGATCCTTCCACCGGCCGTTTCCTCACCGTCGACCGGTTCAAGGAAAGAGTCCTCCTCGGCCTTGAtactaccactaccactacctCCGCCACCATCTCCAGCGCCTCTCTGCTACGCGCCACCACATCACTTCGAAAGTTCCAGAAGCTTCTCCAGTCCCATCGCGTTCCTTCCTCCCATTCTCGCCTCGTTGCTACTTCTGCTGTTCGAGAAGCTTCCAATCAATCACAATTCCTTCAAACGATTGATGAAACCCTAGGCCTGAAAGTTGACGTGCTCTCCGGTCTCGAAGAGGCCCGCCTTATATACCAAG AGTTCGTAATTGGCAAAGAGGGGCAGATTTTGTTCTCCATTTCACTAGCATTGGGACATGTCACTTTAACTCAAAAATTTCCAGAAGTTACAGAAATGCGGGAACATATTAAGGTTATAATCCATGCCTCGGGCTTAAATGAGAAGGTTAAGCATTATGCTATTGAAAAAGTGATTGGTTCATCAGGAACAATTAGGAATATTGAGAAGGCGATTTTCCGTGGCTATGCAAGTAATATGGAGGGAAATGTGGGTATATCTGAGGAAAGTAGGAGGGATTGGAGTTTTACAACGGAGGAATTGAAGTGCTTAGTGGAGAGGTTGAGTGAGGAAGAGAGAAGAGTTGAAGGGAAGGTTCGAACACAGGGCTTTTTCAAGAAGAGGTCAGAATTTATTGTGGCAGGGGCAGTTTTATTGGAGGAAATATTTGAAGAGCTTAAGATTGAGGAGATGGAGGTTTCTAGGTATGCATTAGGAGAGGGTGTGATTGCAGAGAAGTTAGGAGAGATTTTTGATAATTATGATCTGAGGGCGAATGCGAGGTGGAGATCTGTAGCGAGGCTCGCGACAAGGTTTAATAACAAGCAGCGCATGAAATCTGCTGCATTATGCTTTAGTGCTGCGAAG GAGATGTTTGATGGGTTGAGAAAAAGGTATGAATCGGGCAATTGTTCTGATGGATTCTTTGTCTCCTTGGAGGATAAAGATCTTGAGTATCTTGAGGCAGCTTGTTTGCTTCAAAAAATTGGTCTTTATGTTGGTAAAAAGGGCTATCATAAGCAATCTTACCATATAATAATG AATGGCGGCCATCTGCATGGTTATAATGACGAAGAGGTTAAG TTAATAGCTCTACTTGTGCGGTACCATAGAAAGAAACTTCCTGAATGTGATCATGTGGTGCCTGAGGAATTAACAGAAGAG ATGAGAGGGAAATTCGGAATTCTTTGTGCAATTCTTCGTATATCTGCTGCACTGGAGAAACTTCAGCTGGTCAACATTGACAATGTGGGATTCTCACATACCTATGACGGATATAAATTG GTACTTGAAGCAGGAAATCTGCCCTCCCCTGGTAATTTGCTGCCATCGGTGGAAGACTTTGAGGAAGAGCTTGGTAAAGAGTTGGAACACTTCAGAATG GTGTTCCAGGAAAGATTGTCAATTGCTGTCACTTCAAGCACTTCATCATAA
- the LOC129886105 gene encoding uncharacterized protein LOC129886105 isoform X1 translates to MSANLPIPPNTTSIPARDATCENLFAAVDIGTNSFKLLIVRADPSTGRFLTVDRFKERVLLGLDTTTTTTSATISSASLLRATTSLRKFQKLLQSHRVPSSHSRLVATSAVREASNQSQFLQTIDETLGLKVDVLSGLEEARLIYQGILQFHPVHERTVLTIDIGGGSTEFVIGKEGQILFSISLALGHVTLTQKFPEVTEMREHIKVIIHASGLNEKVKHYAIEKVIGSSGTIRNIEKAIFRGYASNMEGNVGISEESRRDWSFTTEELKCLVERLSEEERRVEGKVRTQGFFKKRSEFIVAGAVLLEEIFEELKIEEMEVSRYALGEGVIAEKLGEIFDNYDLRANARWRSVARLATRFNNKQRMKSAALCFSAAKEMFDGLRKRYESGNCSDGFFVSLEDKDLEYLEAACLLQKIGLYVGKKGYHKQSYHIIMNGGHLHGYNDEEVKLIALLVRYHRKKLPECDHVVPEELTEEMRGKFGILCAILRISAALEKLQLVNIDNVGFSHTYDGYKLVLEAGNLPSPGNLLPSVEDFEEELGKELEHFRMVFQERLSIAVTSSTSS, encoded by the exons ATGTCGGCCAATCTCCCAATTCCTCCCAACACAACCTCAATTCCCGCCAGGGATGCCACCTGTGAGAACCTCTTCGCCGCCGTAGACATCGGCACTAACTCCTTCAAGCTCCTCATAGTTCGCGCCGATCCTTCCACCGGCCGTTTCCTCACCGTCGACCGGTTCAAGGAAAGAGTCCTCCTCGGCCTTGAtactaccactaccactacctCCGCCACCATCTCCAGCGCCTCTCTGCTACGCGCCACCACATCACTTCGAAAGTTCCAGAAGCTTCTCCAGTCCCATCGCGTTCCTTCCTCCCATTCTCGCCTCGTTGCTACTTCTGCTGTTCGAGAAGCTTCCAATCAATCACAATTCCTTCAAACGATTGATGAAACCCTAGGCCTGAAAGTTGACGTGCTCTCCGGTCTCGAAGAGGCCCGCCTTATATACCAAGGTATACTTCAATTTCATCCTGTTCATGAGCGTACAGTTCTTACAATTGACATTGGAGGTGGCTCTACAGAGTTCGTAATTGGCAAAGAGGGGCAGATTTTGTTCTCCATTTCACTAGCATTGGGACATGTCACTTTAACTCAAAAATTTCCAGAAGTTACAGAAATGCGGGAACATATTAAGGTTATAATCCATGCCTCGGGCTTAAATGAGAAGGTTAAGCATTATGCTATTGAAAAAGTGATTGGTTCATCAGGAACAATTAGGAATATTGAGAAGGCGATTTTCCGTGGCTATGCAAGTAATATGGAGGGAAATGTGGGTATATCTGAGGAAAGTAGGAGGGATTGGAGTTTTACAACGGAGGAATTGAAGTGCTTAGTGGAGAGGTTGAGTGAGGAAGAGAGAAGAGTTGAAGGGAAGGTTCGAACACAGGGCTTTTTCAAGAAGAGGTCAGAATTTATTGTGGCAGGGGCAGTTTTATTGGAGGAAATATTTGAAGAGCTTAAGATTGAGGAGATGGAGGTTTCTAGGTATGCATTAGGAGAGGGTGTGATTGCAGAGAAGTTAGGAGAGATTTTTGATAATTATGATCTGAGGGCGAATGCGAGGTGGAGATCTGTAGCGAGGCTCGCGACAAGGTTTAATAACAAGCAGCGCATGAAATCTGCTGCATTATGCTTTAGTGCTGCGAAG GAGATGTTTGATGGGTTGAGAAAAAGGTATGAATCGGGCAATTGTTCTGATGGATTCTTTGTCTCCTTGGAGGATAAAGATCTTGAGTATCTTGAGGCAGCTTGTTTGCTTCAAAAAATTGGTCTTTATGTTGGTAAAAAGGGCTATCATAAGCAATCTTACCATATAATAATG AATGGCGGCCATCTGCATGGTTATAATGACGAAGAGGTTAAG TTAATAGCTCTACTTGTGCGGTACCATAGAAAGAAACTTCCTGAATGTGATCATGTGGTGCCTGAGGAATTAACAGAAGAG ATGAGAGGGAAATTCGGAATTCTTTGTGCAATTCTTCGTATATCTGCTGCACTGGAGAAACTTCAGCTGGTCAACATTGACAATGTGGGATTCTCACATACCTATGACGGATATAAATTG GTACTTGAAGCAGGAAATCTGCCCTCCCCTGGTAATTTGCTGCCATCGGTGGAAGACTTTGAGGAAGAGCTTGGTAAAGAGTTGGAACACTTCAGAATG GTGTTCCAGGAAAGATTGTCAATTGCTGTCACTTCAAGCACTTCATCATAA
- the LOC129886105 gene encoding uncharacterized protein LOC129886105 isoform X3, which yields MSANLPIPPNTTSIPARDATCENLFAAVDIGTNSFKLLIVRADPSTGRFLTVDRFKERVLLGLDTTTTTTSATISSASLLRATTSLRKFQKLLQSHRVPSSHSRLVATSAVREASNQSQFLQTIDETLGLKVDVLSGLEEARLIYQGILQFHPVHERTVLTIDIGGGSTEFVIGKEGQILFSISLALGHVTLTQKFPEVTEMREHIKVIIHASGLNEKVKHYAIEKVIGSSGTIRNIEKAIFRGYASNMEGNVGISEESRRDWSFTTEELKCLVERLSEEERRVEGKVRTQGFFKKRSEFIVAGAVLLEEIFEELKIEEMEVSRYALGEGVIAEKLGEIFDNYDLRANARWRSVARLATRFNNKQRMKSAALCFSAAKEMFDGLRKRYESGNCSDGFFVSLEDKDLEYLEAACLLQKIGLYVGKKGYHKQSYHIIMNGGHLHGYNDEEVKLIALLVRYHRKKLPECDHVVPEELTEEMRGKFGILCAILRISAALEKLQLVNIDNVGFSHTYDGYKLL from the exons ATGTCGGCCAATCTCCCAATTCCTCCCAACACAACCTCAATTCCCGCCAGGGATGCCACCTGTGAGAACCTCTTCGCCGCCGTAGACATCGGCACTAACTCCTTCAAGCTCCTCATAGTTCGCGCCGATCCTTCCACCGGCCGTTTCCTCACCGTCGACCGGTTCAAGGAAAGAGTCCTCCTCGGCCTTGAtactaccactaccactacctCCGCCACCATCTCCAGCGCCTCTCTGCTACGCGCCACCACATCACTTCGAAAGTTCCAGAAGCTTCTCCAGTCCCATCGCGTTCCTTCCTCCCATTCTCGCCTCGTTGCTACTTCTGCTGTTCGAGAAGCTTCCAATCAATCACAATTCCTTCAAACGATTGATGAAACCCTAGGCCTGAAAGTTGACGTGCTCTCCGGTCTCGAAGAGGCCCGCCTTATATACCAAGGTATACTTCAATTTCATCCTGTTCATGAGCGTACAGTTCTTACAATTGACATTGGAGGTGGCTCTACAGAGTTCGTAATTGGCAAAGAGGGGCAGATTTTGTTCTCCATTTCACTAGCATTGGGACATGTCACTTTAACTCAAAAATTTCCAGAAGTTACAGAAATGCGGGAACATATTAAGGTTATAATCCATGCCTCGGGCTTAAATGAGAAGGTTAAGCATTATGCTATTGAAAAAGTGATTGGTTCATCAGGAACAATTAGGAATATTGAGAAGGCGATTTTCCGTGGCTATGCAAGTAATATGGAGGGAAATGTGGGTATATCTGAGGAAAGTAGGAGGGATTGGAGTTTTACAACGGAGGAATTGAAGTGCTTAGTGGAGAGGTTGAGTGAGGAAGAGAGAAGAGTTGAAGGGAAGGTTCGAACACAGGGCTTTTTCAAGAAGAGGTCAGAATTTATTGTGGCAGGGGCAGTTTTATTGGAGGAAATATTTGAAGAGCTTAAGATTGAGGAGATGGAGGTTTCTAGGTATGCATTAGGAGAGGGTGTGATTGCAGAGAAGTTAGGAGAGATTTTTGATAATTATGATCTGAGGGCGAATGCGAGGTGGAGATCTGTAGCGAGGCTCGCGACAAGGTTTAATAACAAGCAGCGCATGAAATCTGCTGCATTATGCTTTAGTGCTGCGAAG GAGATGTTTGATGGGTTGAGAAAAAGGTATGAATCGGGCAATTGTTCTGATGGATTCTTTGTCTCCTTGGAGGATAAAGATCTTGAGTATCTTGAGGCAGCTTGTTTGCTTCAAAAAATTGGTCTTTATGTTGGTAAAAAGGGCTATCATAAGCAATCTTACCATATAATAATG AATGGCGGCCATCTGCATGGTTATAATGACGAAGAGGTTAAG TTAATAGCTCTACTTGTGCGGTACCATAGAAAGAAACTTCCTGAATGTGATCATGTGGTGCCTGAGGAATTAACAGAAGAG ATGAGAGGGAAATTCGGAATTCTTTGTGCAATTCTTCGTATATCTGCTGCACTGGAGAAACTTCAGCTGGTCAACATTGACAATGTGGGATTCTCACATACCTATGACGGATATAAATTG CTGTAG
- the LOC129886105 gene encoding uncharacterized protein LOC129886105 isoform X4, translating into MSANLPIPPNTTSIPARDATCENLFAAVDIGTNSFKLLIVRADPSTGRFLTVDRFKERVLLGLDTTTTTTSATISSASLLRATTSLRKFQKLLQSHRVPSSHSRLVATSAVREASNQSQFLQTIDETLGLKVDVLSGLEEARLIYQGILQFHPVHERTVLTIDIGGGSTEFVIGKEGQILFSISLALGHVTLTQKFPEVTEMREHIKVIIHASGLNEKVKHYAIEKVIGSSGTIRNIEKAIFRGYASNMEGNVGISEESRRDWSFTTEELKCLVERLSEEERRVEGKVRTQGFFKKRSEFIVAGAVLLEEIFEELKIEEMEVSRYALGEGVIAEKLGEIFDNYDLRANARWRSVARLATRFNNKQRMKSAALCFSAAKEMFDGLRKRYESGNCSDGFFVSLEDKDLEYLEAACLLQKIGLYVGKKGYHKQSYHIIMNGGHLHGYNDEEVKLIALLVRYHRKKLPECDHVVPEELTEERAIINNYLSTLDEREIRNSLCNSSYICCTGETSAGQH; encoded by the exons ATGTCGGCCAATCTCCCAATTCCTCCCAACACAACCTCAATTCCCGCCAGGGATGCCACCTGTGAGAACCTCTTCGCCGCCGTAGACATCGGCACTAACTCCTTCAAGCTCCTCATAGTTCGCGCCGATCCTTCCACCGGCCGTTTCCTCACCGTCGACCGGTTCAAGGAAAGAGTCCTCCTCGGCCTTGAtactaccactaccactacctCCGCCACCATCTCCAGCGCCTCTCTGCTACGCGCCACCACATCACTTCGAAAGTTCCAGAAGCTTCTCCAGTCCCATCGCGTTCCTTCCTCCCATTCTCGCCTCGTTGCTACTTCTGCTGTTCGAGAAGCTTCCAATCAATCACAATTCCTTCAAACGATTGATGAAACCCTAGGCCTGAAAGTTGACGTGCTCTCCGGTCTCGAAGAGGCCCGCCTTATATACCAAGGTATACTTCAATTTCATCCTGTTCATGAGCGTACAGTTCTTACAATTGACATTGGAGGTGGCTCTACAGAGTTCGTAATTGGCAAAGAGGGGCAGATTTTGTTCTCCATTTCACTAGCATTGGGACATGTCACTTTAACTCAAAAATTTCCAGAAGTTACAGAAATGCGGGAACATATTAAGGTTATAATCCATGCCTCGGGCTTAAATGAGAAGGTTAAGCATTATGCTATTGAAAAAGTGATTGGTTCATCAGGAACAATTAGGAATATTGAGAAGGCGATTTTCCGTGGCTATGCAAGTAATATGGAGGGAAATGTGGGTATATCTGAGGAAAGTAGGAGGGATTGGAGTTTTACAACGGAGGAATTGAAGTGCTTAGTGGAGAGGTTGAGTGAGGAAGAGAGAAGAGTTGAAGGGAAGGTTCGAACACAGGGCTTTTTCAAGAAGAGGTCAGAATTTATTGTGGCAGGGGCAGTTTTATTGGAGGAAATATTTGAAGAGCTTAAGATTGAGGAGATGGAGGTTTCTAGGTATGCATTAGGAGAGGGTGTGATTGCAGAGAAGTTAGGAGAGATTTTTGATAATTATGATCTGAGGGCGAATGCGAGGTGGAGATCTGTAGCGAGGCTCGCGACAAGGTTTAATAACAAGCAGCGCATGAAATCTGCTGCATTATGCTTTAGTGCTGCGAAG GAGATGTTTGATGGGTTGAGAAAAAGGTATGAATCGGGCAATTGTTCTGATGGATTCTTTGTCTCCTTGGAGGATAAAGATCTTGAGTATCTTGAGGCAGCTTGTTTGCTTCAAAAAATTGGTCTTTATGTTGGTAAAAAGGGCTATCATAAGCAATCTTACCATATAATAATG AATGGCGGCCATCTGCATGGTTATAATGACGAAGAGGTTAAG TTAATAGCTCTACTTGTGCGGTACCATAGAAAGAAACTTCCTGAATGTGATCATGTGGTGCCTGAGGAATTAACAGAAGAG AGAGCTATCATTAACAATTATCTTTCTACCTTAGATGAGAGGGAAATTCGGAATTCTTTGTGCAATTCTTCGTATATCTGCTGCACTGGAGAAACTTCAGCTGGTCAACATTGA
- the LOC129886105 gene encoding uncharacterized protein LOC129886105 isoform X5: protein MSANLPIPPNTTSIPARDATCENLFAAVDIGTNSFKLLIVRADPSTGRFLTVDRFKERVLLGLDTTTTTTSATISSASLLRATTSLRKFQKLLQSHRVPSSHSRLVATSAVREASNQSQFLQTIDETLGLKVDVLSGLEEARLIYQGILQFHPVHERTVLTIDIGGGSTEFVIGKEGQILFSISLALGHVTLTQKFPEVTEMREHIKVIIHASGLNEKVKHYAIEKVIGSSGTIRNIEKAIFRGYASNMEGNVGISEESRRDWSFTTEELKCLVERLSEEERRVEGKVRTQGFFKKRSEFIVAGAVLLEEIFEELKIEEMEVSRYALGEGVIAEKLGEIFDNYDLRANARWRSVARLATRFNNKQRMKSAALCFSAAKEMFDGLRKRYESGNCSDGFFVSLEDKDLEYLEAACLLQKIGLYVGKKGYHKQSYHIIMISALQQQQHTQWDPTSGVWGGEGVRRYQHSETKIILVRVLAWNEWRPSAWL, encoded by the exons ATGTCGGCCAATCTCCCAATTCCTCCCAACACAACCTCAATTCCCGCCAGGGATGCCACCTGTGAGAACCTCTTCGCCGCCGTAGACATCGGCACTAACTCCTTCAAGCTCCTCATAGTTCGCGCCGATCCTTCCACCGGCCGTTTCCTCACCGTCGACCGGTTCAAGGAAAGAGTCCTCCTCGGCCTTGAtactaccactaccactacctCCGCCACCATCTCCAGCGCCTCTCTGCTACGCGCCACCACATCACTTCGAAAGTTCCAGAAGCTTCTCCAGTCCCATCGCGTTCCTTCCTCCCATTCTCGCCTCGTTGCTACTTCTGCTGTTCGAGAAGCTTCCAATCAATCACAATTCCTTCAAACGATTGATGAAACCCTAGGCCTGAAAGTTGACGTGCTCTCCGGTCTCGAAGAGGCCCGCCTTATATACCAAGGTATACTTCAATTTCATCCTGTTCATGAGCGTACAGTTCTTACAATTGACATTGGAGGTGGCTCTACAGAGTTCGTAATTGGCAAAGAGGGGCAGATTTTGTTCTCCATTTCACTAGCATTGGGACATGTCACTTTAACTCAAAAATTTCCAGAAGTTACAGAAATGCGGGAACATATTAAGGTTATAATCCATGCCTCGGGCTTAAATGAGAAGGTTAAGCATTATGCTATTGAAAAAGTGATTGGTTCATCAGGAACAATTAGGAATATTGAGAAGGCGATTTTCCGTGGCTATGCAAGTAATATGGAGGGAAATGTGGGTATATCTGAGGAAAGTAGGAGGGATTGGAGTTTTACAACGGAGGAATTGAAGTGCTTAGTGGAGAGGTTGAGTGAGGAAGAGAGAAGAGTTGAAGGGAAGGTTCGAACACAGGGCTTTTTCAAGAAGAGGTCAGAATTTATTGTGGCAGGGGCAGTTTTATTGGAGGAAATATTTGAAGAGCTTAAGATTGAGGAGATGGAGGTTTCTAGGTATGCATTAGGAGAGGGTGTGATTGCAGAGAAGTTAGGAGAGATTTTTGATAATTATGATCTGAGGGCGAATGCGAGGTGGAGATCTGTAGCGAGGCTCGCGACAAGGTTTAATAACAAGCAGCGCATGAAATCTGCTGCATTATGCTTTAGTGCTGCGAAG GAGATGTTTGATGGGTTGAGAAAAAGGTATGAATCGGGCAATTGTTCTGATGGATTCTTTGTCTCCTTGGAGGATAAAGATCTTGAGTATCTTGAGGCAGCTTGTTTGCTTCAAAAAATTGGTCTTTATGTTGGTAAAAAGGGCTATCATAAGCAATCTTACCATATAATAATG ATATCagcattacaacaacaacaacatacccagtgggatcccacaagtggggtctggggaggggaGGGTGTACGCAGATATCAGCATTCTGAAACTAAAATTATCCTTGTTAGAGTTTTAGCCTGGAATG AATGGCGGCCATCTGCATGGTTATAA